The genomic DNA TTTTTCTATTTCAAGCTTGAAGCTGAATTTTTCTTCAGTTTTGTGAAGCACTTTCAGGGCTTCATCCATAACTTCCGGGCCTATACCGTCTCCCGGCAATACTGCAATTTTATCTGCCATTCTATATGTTTCCTTTCTTCTGATTAGTCCATTTTATCCATGCGGTCCAGCGCACAGAGAAGAGCTTTAAGCGAAGCGCCATTAATGCTCGGGTCGACTCCGACCCCGAATCGTCCCTGTCCGTTTTTATTGACCATCTGAATATAAGCCACAGCCTGGGAATCGGCTCCTTCGGTCAGAGCGTGCTCGCTGTAGGAACTGAGTCTGACGCCCTCCTCAAGATGACCCGATTCGATAAGTGCGTGGAAAAAGGCGTCGATAGGACCATTTCCATGGCCGGTCATCTCAAATCTCTCACCCTTCTCTTCCATTGTGGCGATGATTTCAACGGCATTGTGAACGTCGGTTGCTTCATCGTCATCGAGTATAGCATTGATTTTATACTTGTGGAGTTTCAATCTCCGCCCGTCGGTGAGATACTCTTTGTTGAATACATCGTATATCTCATCGCCTTTGAGCTCATCGCCCCGTTCATCGGTGATTCTCTGAATAATGGCGCTGAACTCGGGATGCATGGCTTTGGGAAGCTTGAGACCATACTGATCTTCCAGAACGAAGGCAACTCCGCCTTTTCCGGACTGACTGTTGATTCTGATAATGGCCTCGTATTCCCTCTGCAGGTCCGCCGGCTCGATAGGCAGATAAGGAAGGTCCCAGATCCTGCTATCGGATTTCCTGTATTTTTCCAGACCTTTCCGGATAGCGTCCTGATGGGAACCGGAGAATGCCGTATAGACAAGTTCTCCTGCGTAGGGATGGCGCGGAGGAACTGTCATCTTTGTGCACCGCTCGTAGACTTCGATCAACCTGTTGATGTCACTGAAATCCAGTTCAGGGTCGATTCCCTGGGAGTAAAGATTCATGGCCAGCGTGATGATATCCACATTTCCGGTTCTCTCTCCGTTTCCGAAAAGCGTTCCCTCAACCCTGTCCGCTCCGGCAAGAAGTCCCAGTTCCGAGGCGGCTGCTCCGGTC from Spirochaeta isovalerica includes the following:
- the leuA gene encoding 2-isopropylmalate synthase → MNYRKYRAFKPVDLPDRQWPDKSITKAPGWCSVDLRDGNQALPVPMSVEEKIEMFELLLSLGFKEIEVGFPSASETEFEFLRRLIDENRIPEDVTVQILTQARAHLIERSFEAIKGAKKAIIHFYNSTSTVQRDVVFNKSREEIIEIAVEGARLIKEIAAKHSDTEIRYEYSPESFTGTELDFAKEICDAVIEIIDPDEENKLIINLPATVEMSLPNIYADQIEWMCRNINRREHLIISLHTHNDRGTGAAASELGLLAGADRVEGTLFGNGERTGNVDIITLAMNLYSQGIDPELDFSDINRLIEVYERCTKMTVPPRHPYAGELVYTAFSGSHQDAIRKGLEKYRKSDSRIWDLPYLPIEPADLQREYEAIIRINSQSGKGGVAFVLEDQYGLKLPKAMHPEFSAIIQRITDERGDELKGDEIYDVFNKEYLTDGRRLKLHKYKINAILDDDEATDVHNAVEIIATMEEKGERFEMTGHGNGPIDAFFHALIESGHLEEGVRLSSYSEHALTEGADSQAVAYIQMVNKNGQGRFGVGVDPSINGASLKALLCALDRMDKMD